The genomic interval CACATCATCGTCCTGGACCCGCCAGCCTCGCCGCTGCCGGAGGGCGTCCTGCGCTACGACGACGTCATGGCGCGAGGCGCGGGCGCGGGCGACAAGCCCTTCTGGGACAGCGTCAACGCGCTCAAGCCCGAGTCACTGGGCACCCTCATCTACACCTCGGGGACGACGGGGCACCCCAAGGGAGTGATGCTCAGTCACCACAACCTGACGTGGACGACGCGCCAGCTCAGCCAGGCGGTGATTTTCGGCAAGAAGCCAGAGAATCTCATCCTGTCCTACCTGCCGCTGTCGCACATCGCCGAGCAGGTCATCTCGCTCCACTGTCCGCTGATGCTGGGCATCCAGGTGTACTTCGCGGACTCGGTGGATGCGATGCCGGCGAACCTCAAGGACGTGCGGCCCACGTTCTTCTTCGGCGTGCCCCGGGTGTGGGAGAAGTTCAAGGCCAAGGCGGAGGAGGGCCTGCGCTCGCAGCCGCCGCTCAAACGCCGCCTGGTGGACTGGGCTCGGGGGGTCGCCTCGGAGATGCATTCGCGGGCCCAGCGCCATGAGCGCATCCCGGTGACGCTGGCGGCCCAGTACCGGCTGGCGCAGCGGCTGGTGTTCGAGCCCCTCAAGACGCGCATCGGCATGGAGCGGGTGGACTTCTTCGCCACGGCCGCCGCGCCCATCGGCCGGGACGTGCTGGAGTTCTTCGCGTCCATCGACATGTTGATTCACGAGGTCTGGGGCATGACGGAGGTGTCGGGCCCGGGCACGGTGAACACGGAGGAGTCCACGCACCTGGGCACCGTGGGGCGGCCGATGCTGGGCGTTGAAGTCCGCATCGCCGAGGACGGGGAGATCCTCATCCGGGGCGGCAACGTGTGCATGGGCTACTTCAAGAACCCGGAGGCCACCGCGGAGCTGCTGCAGGACGGGTGGTTGCACAGCGGTGACGTGGGGCAGCTGGACGGGGAGGGCTACCTCCACATCACCGGCCGCAAGAAGGAGATCATCGTCACCTCGGGCGGGAAGAAGACCGCGCCTGGCAACATCGAGGAGATGCTCAAGGCCTTGCCCGGCGTGGGCCACGCGGTGGTCGTTGGAGATCGCCGCAACTACCTGGTGGCGCTGCTGGCCCTGGATGGCGAGAAGGTCCGCGCGCTGGCGCGGGAGAAGGGCTGGCCGGAGGACCTGGGCGCACTCTCGCGGGACGCGCGGTTGCACCAACTGCTCCAGCAAGCGCTGGACCGCGAGGTGAACCCGAAGCTCTCCCGCTTCGAGAACATCAAGCGCTTCGGGGTGCTGCCTCGCGAGCTCTCCGTGGACGAAGGGGACCTGACGCCCACGCTCAAGGTCCGCCGCAAGGCGGTGGAGCTGAAGCATGCGGGGCTCATCGAGTCGCTCTACGCGGAGAACAGCGCGGCGCATACCGGCTGAGTGCTGGCCCGCAATGAGAAAGGGGCGGGGAACCTCGGCGGTTCCTCGCCCCTTCTCATTTCATGCCCAAGGGGTGTGGTGGTGCTGTGGGACTACTTCGCGGTGCGCTTGTCCATGGTGACGTAGTCGCGGCGCTTGTGGCCCGTGAAGACCTGGCGCGGGCGAGCAATCTTCTGCTCGGGGTCCAGCACCATCTCCTCCCACTGCGCGCACCAGCCCACCGTGCGGGGAATGGCGAAGAGGACGGGGAACATCTCCACCTGGAAGCCCATCGCCTCGTAGATGAGGCCGGAGTAGAAGTCCACGTTCGGGTACAGCTTGCGCTTGACGAAGTACTCGTCCTGGAGGGCGATGCGCTCCAGCTCCACGGCGATCTCCAGCAGCGGGTTCTTGCCCGTCACGTCGAAGACCTCGTCCGCCACGCGCTTGATGACCTTGGCGCGCGGGTCGTAGGACTTGTAGACGCGGTGGCCGAAGCCCATCAGCTTCTTCTCGCCCTCGCCGCTCTTCACGGACTTGATGAAGTCCGGGACCTTGGAGATGTGGCCAATCTCGCGGAGCATGCGGAGCACCGCCTCGTTGGCGCCGCCGTGCAGCGGGCCGTAGAGGGCGCCGATGCCAGCCGTGACGGCCGAGTACGGGTCCACTTCCGACGAGCCCACCGTCCGCACGGACGTCGTGGAGCAGTTCTGCTCGTGGTCCGCGTGGAGGATGAAGAGCACGTCGAGCGCGCGCTCGAGCACCGGGTGCACCTTGTAGGTGCTGGTGCCGATGCGCTTCACCATCGCCAGGAAGTTGGCGACGTAGGACAGGTCATTGTCCGGGTAGATGTAGGGCAGGCCCATCGAGTGCCGGTAGGAGAACGCGGCGATGGTGGGCATCTTGGCGATGAGCCGGGTGATCTGGATGCGGCGGCTGCGCTCATCCTTGGTGTTCTTCGCGTCCGGGTAGAAGCCGGACAGCGCGGCCACGGTGGAGCCGAGCATGGACATCGGGTGCGCGTCGTAGCGGAACCCGTCCATGAACGTCTTCACGTTCTCGTGGACGTACGTGTGGTGCGTCACCAGGTGGATGAACTGCTCCAGCTCCTTGGGGGTCGGCAGCTCACCGTTGAGCAGGAGGTAGGCGACCTCCAGATAGCTGGACTTCTCGGCCAGCTGCTCGATGGGGTAGCCGCGATACTCCAGGATGCCTTTATCGCCGTCGATGAAGGTGATGGCGCTCTTACAGTTCGCGGTGTTGAGGAACGCCGGGTCATAGCCCATCAGACCGAAGTCTTCGTCCGAGACCTTGATCTGGCGTAGGGCGTTGGTGCGAATACAGCCGTTCTCGACCGGGACCTCGTACGTCTTGCCGGTCCGATTGTCGGTGATCGTCAGCGTGTCCTTGGGCATGGGCGGAGATTTCACAGGGCGCAGATCGCTTTCAACAAAAAAGAACGATAAGTCGGCAATGGTGACACTGATGGTTCTACGGTGACTCGGAAATACGCGCTCCCGAGCGCGACAGTTGCCTCCAGAAGCCAGGAAAGCTCTTCTCGACACACTCGGGGCCGGTGAGCACGAGGGGCGCACCCGACAACACGCTCAAGGTGGCCGCCGTCATCGCCAGGCGGTGGTCTCCCCGGCTGTCCATCTCGAAGCGGGCGGGCGGGGCGGTGGGCGGCGTCAGGTGGAGGCTCTCCCCCCGCAGGTCGCTTGAGCCCCCGTAGGCGGCGATCATCGCGCGGATGCCTTCCAGCCGGTCGCTCTCCTTCAGCCGGAGGATTCCGACGTCCAGCAGCGTGGACGGCGCGGGTAGGACACAGGCGAGCGCCGCCAGGGTCGGAAGCAGGTCCGGGCACTCCTTGCCCGAAGCCCGCAGGCCTCGCTCGGGTCGGCCCGTCACCTTCAGGGTGTGTGGCTGTCCGGTGGGCTCCGTCCGCAGACCCACCTGCTCGATGAGCCGGAGGATGGCCTGGTCCGGGTGGGCACTGTCGGCGTCGGCTCGCTCCACCACGCCTCCCGACTTCCAGGCCACGAGCAGCAGGTATCCCAGCGAGGACCAGTCCCCCGG from Myxococcus stipitatus carries:
- a CDS encoding citrate synthase — translated: MPKDTLTITDNRTGKTYEVPVENGCIRTNALRQIKVSDEDFGLMGYDPAFLNTANCKSAITFIDGDKGILEYRGYPIEQLAEKSSYLEVAYLLLNGELPTPKELEQFIHLVTHHTYVHENVKTFMDGFRYDAHPMSMLGSTVAALSGFYPDAKNTKDERSRRIQITRLIAKMPTIAAFSYRHSMGLPYIYPDNDLSYVANFLAMVKRIGTSTYKVHPVLERALDVLFILHADHEQNCSTTSVRTVGSSEVDPYSAVTAGIGALYGPLHGGANEAVLRMLREIGHISKVPDFIKSVKSGEGEKKLMGFGHRVYKSYDPRAKVIKRVADEVFDVTGKNPLLEIAVELERIALQDEYFVKRKLYPNVDFYSGLIYEAMGFQVEMFPVLFAIPRTVGWCAQWEEMVLDPEQKIARPRQVFTGHKRRDYVTMDKRTAK
- a CDS encoding AMP-dependent synthetase/ligase, encoding MDLPKTMVHALHERAAQHEHRPALWTRRGRAYVPTSWFEYAQRVKHFALGLRTLGYGEGQPLGIISFNREEWHVAALASMAMGGVPVGLYTTSALEQLEYILRHCEASILVVENEKHLRTALLLRERLPTLRHIIVLDPPASPLPEGVLRYDDVMARGAGAGDKPFWDSVNALKPESLGTLIYTSGTTGHPKGVMLSHHNLTWTTRQLSQAVIFGKKPENLILSYLPLSHIAEQVISLHCPLMLGIQVYFADSVDAMPANLKDVRPTFFFGVPRVWEKFKAKAEEGLRSQPPLKRRLVDWARGVASEMHSRAQRHERIPVTLAAQYRLAQRLVFEPLKTRIGMERVDFFATAAAPIGRDVLEFFASIDMLIHEVWGMTEVSGPGTVNTEESTHLGTVGRPMLGVEVRIAEDGEILIRGGNVCMGYFKNPEATAELLQDGWLHSGDVGQLDGEGYLHITGRKKEIIVTSGGKKTAPGNIEEMLKALPGVGHAVVVGDRRNYLVALLALDGEKVRALAREKGWPEDLGALSRDARLHQLLQQALDREVNPKLSRFENIKRFGVLPRELSVDEGDLTPTLKVRRKAVELKHAGLIESLYAENSAAHTG